From the genome of Bacteroidota bacterium:
GATCCGGCATTGGGCCGTGTTCCGAAAGAACGTTTGCTGCTCGCCAAGGCGTATGCAGACGAATTGCGAGCATCCAACAAGGTCAATGCAGCAATCCCTGGCGTAGTTTGGAAAGAGCGTGGTCCCAGCAACGTTTCTGGCCGCACGCGTGCGATTTTGGTCGATCCCAATACAGGCTCTGGCCTGAAGGTATTTGCCGGTGGTGTCGCAGGTGGCTTGTGGGTGACCAATGACATCTCCGCCAATCCCCCCGTTTGGACCGCCATTAATGACTTGATGACCAACCTCGCTGTCTCCAGCATCGCATCCGATCCCACCAATCCGCTTGTCATGTATGCAGGTACCGGCGAAGGATACTTCAACCTCGATGCCATGTCTGGTGCGGGCATCTTCAAATCCGTCAACGGTGGCAACACTTGGACGCAGCTTGCAGCCACGAACAATGGCAACTTTTTCTTTGTGTTTCGCATCGCCGTCAACGCGACCGGGGTGATCCTGGCTGCGACATCCTCCGGCCTGCGCCGCTCGGCCGACGGCGGTACGACCTGGACCAAAGTGCTGGGCACGGGACTCGGCATCACGGGCGCGGTCTCGAACAGATGCTATGACGTAGAGGTGGCTGCCAACGGCGACATCTATGCTTCCTTGGATGGCTCCGTACACAAAAGCACGAATGCGGGTGTGACCTTCGGCCCTGCACAGACATTGCCGATCGCGGTGGGCCGCGTCGAACTCGCTTGCGCACCCAATGACCTGAATTATGTCTATGCAGTCTGTGAGAATGGGAATGTCGTGGCGGGTTTCTTGCGCACTACGAATGGAGGTACGACCTGGACATCACGTACCGAGCCTGCCGATGCCGACCCCGGCGTCGGGGCCACCGACATGTCGCGTGGCCAAGCATGGTATGACCTGAGTATTGCCGTCGATCCGCTCAATCGTGACCGCCTTTTTACAGGTGGTGTTGATCTTTTTGTCTCTGGTGATGGCGCTGGCACCTGGACGCAAGTTGCGCATTGGTATGGAGGCTTTGGCTTCCAATACGTCCATGCCGATCAGCATATCGTGATTTTTCAGCCGGGTAGCTCGTCTGTTGCCTATTTCGGCAATGACGGGGGCATCTACCGCACAACGAACGCTAACGCCGTCTCCCCTGCAATTACCTTCAAAGGCGACAATTATAATGTCACGCAGTTCTATGCTTGCGCCATTCACCCGACCGCCCTCACCGACTACTACCTCGCTGGAGCGCAAGACAATGGCTCGCAGCAGTTTTCTTCCGCTGGCATCAACAGCACCATAGAGGTCACGGGCGGTGACGGCGCATTTTGCCACATCGACCAGGACCAGCCGCAGTTTCAGTTCACCGCCTACGTCCAAAATGACTTCTACCGTTCGACAAACGGTGGAGCTTCCTTCACCAATGTCACGACCTCTGGCGGACAATTCATCAGCCCGACCGACTATGACGACGTGAACAATCGGATGTATATGTGCGATGGCAACAACAATTATCGCCGCTGGGACAATCCACAGAGTGGGGCGACCTTTGTACAGGTGCCTGTTGCAGCCTTTGGCAGTGATGTGAGTTGCGTGACCGTCTCGCCCAATACTGCCAACCGTGTGTTTTTTGGCATCAGCAATGGGCGCGTCTTCAGGGTGGACAATGCCCATACCGGTGCCCCGACTGCGACCAATATTTCCACAGGTCTGCCAGGTGGAAATCCCAGTTGCGTCGAAGTACAGACGGGCAATGACAACCACCTCCTCGTCGTTTACAGCAATTATGGTTTGAACAGCGTATGGGAAAGCGTGAATGGCGGCACGTCCTGGACATCGGTCGAGGGCAACCTGCCCGACATGCCGATCCGTTGGGCGCTCTTCAACCCCAACAACAGCGCCCAAGCCATGGTCGCCACCGAACTCGGCGTCTGGACGACCGACTTGCTCAATGGCGGCACGACCAACTGGGGACCAAGCAACACTGGATTCGCCAATACCCGCATCGACATGTTGCAGCTGCGCCAAAGCGACAAGTTTGTGATCGCGGCTTCCCATGGTCGGGGCCTGTACTCGACCGATATCTTTACGACACCCACTGCCCTCTTCACAGGCGCGCCGACTGTGCAATACATCGGGAGGCCGGTGCAATTCACCGATCAGAGTTACCGCGCCACCTCATGGGCTTGGAACTTTGGGGACGGCGGCACTTCGACGTCTCAAAATCCGAGCTACAGTTATGCGAATGCAGGTTTGTACAACGTGACGCTCACGATCAATGCAGGGGCTTCCACAATCACCAAAAACGGGTATATCCAGGTTCTGCCCGATCTCGGTACGCCGTATGCGCCGGCAGCTGGCGGCAATTTTGAGGCACCCAACCAATTGCATTTCGGGCCGATCAATGTTACAGGCACCGACTGGGAGCGTGGAAATAGCGCTGTTGCGGGCAAGAGTGGCTTTACTTCGGCCTCCAATTCTTGGGTGACGGGTCTGGTGGGTAATTATGTCGACAATACGCGGGCAGAACTTTACTGTCCGAGCTACAATTTTAGTTCTGGTGGTGTCTATACCCTGCGTTTTCAAACCAAGTTTGCGACTGAGACGGGTTTTGACGGCTTTCGCGTCGAATCCAGTACCAACAAGGGCGTCTCTTGGTCTCCTGTAGGGACTGCTGTTGCTGCAGGTTGGTACAACAACGCCAACAATTCAGGTGCGGGCGTCTTCCCCGCCAATCAGGCTTGGTTCTCGGGTTCCCAAGCCGCCTTCGGACTCAAGTCCTTTGACGTGTCTGCATTGGCGGGCAATCCCTCGGTGGCCTTTAGGTTTGTATTTGGTACAGACCCCGGTGTAATTACCTCCGGTGTCGCCATCGACGATTTTGAAATCCTCGGGCCTGGAAATCCTTCGGGCTTGCCACTCACTGGATCGCCGCTTTACGGTGCTTGGACGGGTGCGCAGCCTAACCTGAGTTGGAGCACATTCAGCCAAATCAATACGCGTGGCTTTGGGGTCGAGCGCTCCGACGACGGGCAGCAGTTTGCCGAGGTTGGGTACTTGAATGGTGCTGGAACGAATAACGAGACGCTCAAATACCTCTGGGAGGATGCGGGCGCAGTTTCCGACCATTACTTCTACCGCCTGCGCAGGGATGATCTGGATGGGAATTTCCTGTTTTCCAATACCGTAGAGCTTTCGCGCGGCCAAGGCATGGTGGGTATTGCAAAGGTGTATCCGAATCCATTTGCCGATGCGCTTTCGGTAGAATTGAGCAGTCCAGGGAATGGGAAGGCCGATCTTGTGCTTTATGATCTCTCTGGCCGCAAAGTGCGTGAGGTGCTAGGTGCTTCGACCGCGGGCAATGTGATTGCTTTGAATGGATTGGACCTGCCTGCCGGGACCTATATGTTGCGTGTGACGGTGGGAAATGCGACGACGACGCGTAAGGTGGTTCGTCAATGAAACGTGACGCGCTATTGTCCAGTTGACGCGTGAAATTATCCTGCAAGCTGGCATTTTCGATCAATGGGATGTTTTTGCCTGACGTGAAACATCACACCGGTTTCACGATCGTCGTAGTTGGTGGGTTTATGGGTACTATTTCTCCGAATTTGCCTCACTGAGGGCCTTTTTGCCAAAAGGTTCTTCAACTTGGAAGAGGCGGAATATCGCGCTGTTCGAGCATGATCACCCGCTACTTTTTGCCATACGGCCAACGCTCGAAGTACAACGGATTCACTTTCCTCTCCATGACTGGCCTACCAAGCCGGCCATCCGCTTTTGAAAACGTATCCTAAGTCGAAGATATCCATCACATATCTATCAGCTTGGGATTCGTGGTGATTGAAAATTCATTCCTAAGGTGCTCGCGCAACATCTGAATAAAATCCGCCTCTTTGCCGGGCCTGAAGACGGGCTTAAGCGGATGCAGTCCGCATCTTGGCGCTTCGTTGCCTTTGCTTCTCCAAAATTTTCACCCACTCCTTGCCAAAAAAATAGCGTTTTTCTCAACCAAGTCTTATTTTCAGCCATTGAACTCAGGTCTTCCTTGAAAGCACGCATAAAATAAGATAAATGAAAATAGTCGAAATCCGGGCGATGAGAGGCCCGAATTACTGGTCGATTCGTCGGCACAAGCTCATCGTCATGACCCTAGACTTGGAGGAACTCGAAGAGCGCCCTACCAATTCGATTCCAGGATTCTTGGAAAGACTCAAGGCGATGTTTCCTACAATGATGGCGCACCGCTGCTCCGAAGAGCGCGAAGGTGGATTTTTTCACCGCGTCGAGGAAGGCACGTGGATGGGACATGTCATTGAGCACATTGCGCTGGAGATCCAGTCGTTGGCGGGCATGGAAGTGGGATTCGGCCGCACACGCAGCTACGGGGAACCGGGCGTCTACAGCGTGGTGTTTGCGTACATGGAGGAAAAAGTCGGCGTTTTTGCTGCCAAGTCAGCGACCAAAATTGCCCAGGCACTCGTCGATGGCGAATCCTACGATCTGGCACCTGATATTCAGGAAATGCGGGAACTCCGCGAAGCCGAACGCCTTGGTCCATCCACGGGATCGATCATTGACGAGGCCGTCGCCCGGGGCATTCCATGGATTCGCCTCAACAAATATTCGCTCTGTCAACTTGGTTATGGTGCCAATCAAAAGCGAATTCAGGCCACGGTCACGAGCCAAACAAGCAGCATCGGCGTCGAAATCGCTTGTGACAAGGAAGATACCAAATTCCTCTTGGAAGCAGCTGAAGTGCCCGTTCCGAAGGGTGACATCGTGCGCACCCAAGCTGGATTGCAAGACGCCATCGATCGGATCAAATATCCGATTGTGATCAAGCCGATCAATGGCAACCATGGCCGTGGCATCACTGCCAACATCAACGACTGGGAAGAAGCCTGCATCGCCCTCGATGCTGCGAAGAAGGTGAGCCCATCCGTCATCGTCGAGAAATACATCACGGGAGAAGACTTCCGCTTGTTGGTGATCAATTACAAATTGGTCGCTGCCGCCAAGCGCACGCCTGCACAGGTGATCGGTGACGGTGTTTCGACTTTGCAGCAATTGATTGACGCAGTGAATGCAGATCCACGTCGCGGCTATGGACACGAAAAGGTGCTCACCCAAATCAGCCTCGATGACATGACCAAGGGCATCATCGCCGCCGCCGGGCTTACACTCGACAGCGTATTGCCTGCTGGGCAAGCCATGAAACTGAAGGATACTGCCAACCTGAGTACAGGTGGAACGAGCACGGATGTGACCGACATCGTGCATCCATATAATGTGTTCATGGCGGAGCGCATCGCCCGCGTGGTCGGATTGGACATTTGCGGAATCGATGTGATGACGAGCGACATCTCCGTGCCGTTGCCGGAAACGGGTGGTGCTGTGCTCGAGGTGAATGCAGGTCCGGGTTTCAGGATGCACTTGGCCCCTAGCGAAGGGCTTGCGCGCAACGTGAGTGCACCGGTGATTGACATGCTGTTTCCTCCGGGAAGCTCGGCAAGAATTCCGATCATCGCCGTTACCGGAACCAATGGAAAGACGACCACCACGCGTTTGATTGCGCACATGATGCGCCTCAAGGGACACAAAGTCGGCTATACCACGACAGACGGTGTCTATATTCAAAACAAATTGCTGATGAGCGGCGACTGTACGGGTCCTGCGAGTACGGAATTTGTCTTGAAGGATCCGACGGTGGATTGTGCAGTCCTCGAATGCGCCCGCGGCGGATTGCTGCGCGCCGGTTTGGGCTTTCACTTCTGCGAAATCGGTATTGTGACGAACGTTGCTGCGGATCACTTGGGTCTCAAGGGCATCCATACGATCGAACAATTGGCGAAGGTCAAGGGTGTGATTCCCGAGACGGTGTTGCCTGACGGGCATGCGATTTTGAACGCCGACGATGACCTTGTTTATGGCATGCGTGGGCCTTTGAAATGCAATGTTGGGCTGTTTTCGATGGACGAAGACAACCCCCGTATCAAGGCGCATAGCGAGGCAGGTGGCATTTCTGCGATCTATGAAAATGGTTTTATCACGATTGTCAAAGGTGGCTGGAAACTGCGCATCACCAAGGCGGTAAACGTACCGCTGACATTCGGAGGAAAGGCAAGCTTCATGATCCAAAACGTATTGCCAGCGGCATTGACCGGATTTTTGAGGGGAATGGCGATTGAAGACATCAAAGTCGCACTCGAAACGTTCATCCCAAGTCCGAGCCAAACACCGGGTCGCCTCAACCTCTTCGAATTCAAGAATTTCCAGATCATGCTCGACTACGCCCACAATCCAGCGGGATTGCGTGCACTTCACAAGATGGTCGAGAAAATGGACGGCACGCCCAAGGTTGGCATCATCGCCGGCATCGGCGACCGCCGCGTACAGGACAACGAAGAGATCGGCCGCGTCGCCTGCGAAATGTTTGACGAGATCATCATCCGGCAAGACAAACATTTACGTGGCAAAACCAGTGAAGAGATCGTGGAAATGCTCAAAGTTGGCATCCTGCGTCAGGATCCGAACAAGAAGATCACGGTCATTCCATCCGAAAAGGAAGCGATCACCTACGCGATCACCCATGCGCGTAAGGGCAGCCTCATCGTCTGCTGCAGCGATGTCGTGCCCGATGCTTTGGCCTTGGTGATGAAATTCAAGGAAGAAGAAGCCGACCGCATCTGGGGCTTTGACGCCAATGCCGATATCCCGAATATCGGTGGGGTCGAGGTACCGCATGTGTTTCCCCTTGCTGGCAAAGAGATGATGTAAGCGCGAAATTGTGCCTAGCGCACCTTTTTTGACGCCCTGATGCACACTGAAAGGCCCTCGTTTCGACGAGGGCTTTTTGCTTAAACGCCTGAAGGGAGAAGTGTTTCTGGGAATCACTGGTCAGTTTTCTGCACCAAAATCGCCCTTCGATTACTCACATTGTGCGCGAAAGTCGAAATTGATTTGAATGTAGTTTGTTGAATATTAGTGGAATATGACATTGATTGGAAGACGCCAAACTTCTCGCAAACAGGCCGATTCTACGAATTACAGTTCTCCAATCTCGATTTTCCGTTCTCAATTCAACTTACCTTTACCATAGACCCCACTTGGAACCCATGCTTGTACGTTTGCGTTTTGTTTTGCTTTTCCTCGCATTTGCAGCATTGGCGAATGCACAAAACCTATTGACTTCCCCCCGCAATGCCTTGGAAGGGCAGGTTTTTCGACTATCGCTCGACAATGCACGTTTGGTGGCGACGGGAAAGGTGACCAACCCTGACGAAAGTTGGTTTCAAGATCGCGTGGCCACATTTCCGGCGAATGGACCTGTCTCCAAGGACCTTGCTCCGGGCCATTACCTCACGGGATTGGTGATGCAAAACGAAGTCAAATGGTCGTATTTGCAGGTGCCGGGATTTTCTGTGATCATCGAAAACGACTATGTGCATCCGATGGTCAAGGTGTTTGATTTTTCGGGCAGGGTGGTCTCGGATGCTTTGGTACAATTGGGCGGAGTGCCCATGCTTTTCGATGTCAAAACGCAGACCTACAAGCCGGGTTCGAAGGTTGAGCAGGGATTGCTGGAGGTGAGCTATGCAGGAATGGTCCAATTTTATCAGTTGATCGAACGGGGAATCGACAATTCCGAACATCGGGGATCGGTGGCCAAGCGTTGGTTGTGGTGGCCCTTTCGGCGGTGGATCATCAGCCCGATTTGGATGACGGTCAAATTGCCTTACGATTTGGTCGCGAGTGTCGTGAAGCGCAGGCCGCAAGGGTGGCCGGGATGGGTGACATACCGCTCGATATGGCTGTACCGGAAACTGCGGAATTTGGTCTGGAAGCAGCGGCCGGTGAATTTTATGCTTTGCAGCCAACCCAAATACCGTCCAGGAGATACGGTCAAGGTCAAAGCTTATCTCACGGATCGGGGTGGAAGGCCCCTGCGGAAAACCTATCAGCTGCTTTACGCCGACAAAAATGGCAAAACCCGAAGCCTTGCAGATGTAAAACCTATTCGACCAGGATGTTATTCGGCGCAGTTTGTCTTGCATGACTCTCTCGAACTTCGATTGGACCAGCAAGTAGACTTGATTTTGGCTTCGGAAAAGAAATGGAAGGGTGCCGCTGTCGGCAGCTATTATGACTACAATTGGCGAGGCGCCAACGCGCCACAAGCAAGAACCAAGTTTTTTCTGGAAGACTACGAATTGAAGCAAATCACCTTTTCGTTTCGACCGGAAGCTGAGAGCCATTGGCGGGGGAAAAAGGCGGTATTTTTCTTGGAGGCGAAGGACATGAATGGCTTGACCGTTCCCGATGCGCGTGGCAAAGTTTACCTCATCAGTGACTATGCGACGAAATGGCTGGGCGACCATGAATTTTTGCCCGACACCCTCTGGTCTTGGTCCGGCAATTTGGATGTCACCGGCGAAACCCGCCTCGAAGTGCCACTCGATCGCTTTCCAGCTGCCGAATTTCCCTACATCGCCTACGCTGAGTGCCGCACGAGCGACAATGAACTCAAGTCGGCAAATCAGAAAATGACCTACCTTTACGAGAAGGACGAAATTGTCGTGAACCGCCAAGGCGATACACTTTCCATTGCCCTCATGCGAGCAGGAAAGGAAATTTCCGCCGAGGCCGAATTACATTTCCACCCTTTCCTCGGGGATTCGCATTTCCAAAAATGGTACAAAACCCTGCCCTGCAAGCTCTATTGGCCTGAGAATGGCAGTTCGATGACCATCCAAACAGAGAACGCCTTTTTGCGTTGGACGCCAGGCACGGAGGCCGATGTGGTGGTGGTAGGGCAACATTTTGGCGACAGCCTGTTCATTTCTGCGCGCAGTCCGGACAAAACCAATTTCACCTACCACCTTTTTGAAAAGGACAAGGAAATCGCCACCGGCATCACGAAGGAACTGCGTTACCATCAATCCGCCAACCGGGGCCATGCCTACCATCTGATCATTCACCGCGTGGTCAATGGCAGTGCTTCGACGAGGGAATACACCTACCATTGGCGGAAAAACGACCTCAAAGTGGACTGGAAAGGCCCTGCGACGATTTATCCCGGGATGACGGCCGACCTCCGCGTCGAGGTTCACAATCAACGGGGCAAGCCCATTCGCAAGGCCGACGTTACCGCGTATGCCGTCAATTCGCGGTTTGAGGGGCACGATCCGCCGCGCATTCCCAGTGCTTCCAAGCCTGCAAAACCACGTCAAAAACGCGGTCAATGGAATTCAAATGCTTTCACGAGCGTGAGCAATGGCCGGATTCCCTTGAACTATGAACGTTGGCACCTGACTTCCGGACTCGATACCCTGCCTTGGTACAATTTCCTCTATCCGGAAGGTGGTTTTTACAAGTATTTGCACCCAATCGAGGCAGGAAAGGCCGAAATCGCACCGTTTGTTGTGCGAAAGGGAGCCATTCAGCCCGTCCAGATTGTCTACATTGACGCGCAACCCTTCTATTTTGCCTGGTCGGTGCCACAAATGCCGTATTCCTTCGCGATTACGCCTGGAAAACACCGGATAGAAGTGCGTTTGCCCGATTTTGGTGTGCTGTTGGATACATTTACTGTGGTGGCTGGGTATAAAACCATCATCAGCATGGATGTCGACCACCTTCCCAAACGTATTTACGGGAAGGAAATGACGCCCGACCCGGTTCCCGGTGAAAAGGACGTGATCTATCGACATTCATTTACCTATCGTGGATTGGGAGCGCCCGCCTTCATACATACCGGCGGCAGGCTCTTGCGTTTGGATGGCCCGCATGGCAGCAATTGGAATGGCCCGGTTCACCACTATAG
Proteins encoded in this window:
- a CDS encoding T9SS type A sorting domain-containing protein encodes the protein MRKSIYYLGGSLLVVVFLMVVGWPPRDTSGATEVLGNYGKSKKESMERAEEEEEGMPLRDRMDLAMAQEFKKTVDPALGRVPKERLLLAKAYADELRASNKVNAAIPGVVWKERGPSNVSGRTRAILVDPNTGSGLKVFAGGVAGGLWVTNDISANPPVWTAINDLMTNLAVSSIASDPTNPLVMYAGTGEGYFNLDAMSGAGIFKSVNGGNTWTQLAATNNGNFFFVFRIAVNATGVILAATSSGLRRSADGGTTWTKVLGTGLGITGAVSNRCYDVEVAANGDIYASLDGSVHKSTNAGVTFGPAQTLPIAVGRVELACAPNDLNYVYAVCENGNVVAGFLRTTNGGTTWTSRTEPADADPGVGATDMSRGQAWYDLSIAVDPLNRDRLFTGGVDLFVSGDGAGTWTQVAHWYGGFGFQYVHADQHIVIFQPGSSSVAYFGNDGGIYRTTNANAVSPAITFKGDNYNVTQFYACAIHPTALTDYYLAGAQDNGSQQFSSAGINSTIEVTGGDGAFCHIDQDQPQFQFTAYVQNDFYRSTNGGASFTNVTTSGGQFISPTDYDDVNNRMYMCDGNNNYRRWDNPQSGATFVQVPVAAFGSDVSCVTVSPNTANRVFFGISNGRVFRVDNAHTGAPTATNISTGLPGGNPSCVEVQTGNDNHLLVVYSNYGLNSVWESVNGGTSWTSVEGNLPDMPIRWALFNPNNSAQAMVATELGVWTTDLLNGGTTNWGPSNTGFANTRIDMLQLRQSDKFVIAASHGRGLYSTDIFTTPTALFTGAPTVQYIGRPVQFTDQSYRATSWAWNFGDGGTSTSQNPSYSYANAGLYNVTLTINAGASTITKNGYIQVLPDLGTPYAPAAGGNFEAPNQLHFGPINVTGTDWERGNSAVAGKSGFTSASNSWVTGLVGNYVDNTRAELYCPSYNFSSGGVYTLRFQTKFATETGFDGFRVESSTNKGVSWSPVGTAVAAGWYNNANNSGAGVFPANQAWFSGSQAAFGLKSFDVSALAGNPSVAFRFVFGTDPGVITSGVAIDDFEILGPGNPSGLPLTGSPLYGAWTGAQPNLSWSTFSQINTRGFGVERSDDGQQFAEVGYLNGAGTNNETLKYLWEDAGAVSDHYFYRLRRDDLDGNFLFSNTVELSRGQGMVGIAKVYPNPFADALSVELSSPGNGKADLVLYDLSGRKVREVLGASTAGNVIALNGLDLPAGTYMLRVTVGNATTTRKVVRQ
- the cphA gene encoding cyanophycin synthetase, producing MKIVEIRAMRGPNYWSIRRHKLIVMTLDLEELEERPTNSIPGFLERLKAMFPTMMAHRCSEEREGGFFHRVEEGTWMGHVIEHIALEIQSLAGMEVGFGRTRSYGEPGVYSVVFAYMEEKVGVFAAKSATKIAQALVDGESYDLAPDIQEMRELREAERLGPSTGSIIDEAVARGIPWIRLNKYSLCQLGYGANQKRIQATVTSQTSSIGVEIACDKEDTKFLLEAAEVPVPKGDIVRTQAGLQDAIDRIKYPIVIKPINGNHGRGITANINDWEEACIALDAAKKVSPSVIVEKYITGEDFRLLVINYKLVAAAKRTPAQVIGDGVSTLQQLIDAVNADPRRGYGHEKVLTQISLDDMTKGIIAAAGLTLDSVLPAGQAMKLKDTANLSTGGTSTDVTDIVHPYNVFMAERIARVVGLDICGIDVMTSDISVPLPETGGAVLEVNAGPGFRMHLAPSEGLARNVSAPVIDMLFPPGSSARIPIIAVTGTNGKTTTTRLIAHMMRLKGHKVGYTTTDGVYIQNKLLMSGDCTGPASTEFVLKDPTVDCAVLECARGGLLRAGLGFHFCEIGIVTNVAADHLGLKGIHTIEQLAKVKGVIPETVLPDGHAILNADDDLVYGMRGPLKCNVGLFSMDEDNPRIKAHSEAGGISAIYENGFITIVKGGWKLRITKAVNVPLTFGGKASFMIQNVLPAALTGFLRGMAIEDIKVALETFIPSPSQTPGRLNLFEFKNFQIMLDYAHNPAGLRALHKMVEKMDGTPKVGIIAGIGDRRVQDNEEIGRVACEMFDEIIIRQDKHLRGKTSEEIVEMLKVGILRQDPNKKITVIPSEKEAITYAITHARKGSLIVCCSDVVPDALALVMKFKEEEADRIWGFDANADIPNIGGVEVPHVFPLAGKEMM